One window of the Runella slithyformis DSM 19594 genome contains the following:
- a CDS encoding TonB-dependent receptor, protein MKNICLFLLLLVGVFARETAAQQAVKGKIFDAVTKEPIVGATVQIGTTNEGTVTDNNGQFQLKSVSQNAKIRISTVGYTAQELTFTDSKNLTVSLEPAVENLQQIVVTGNREAALRTETPIAISKLTPKMIDEAKVTSIYEVINKTPGVMMVNLNNEQHSMAIRQPMTTNAYYLYLEDGVPIRPMGVFNHNSLLEMNQFTVSSIEVVKGPVSSVYGPEAVGGAINFISQRPTAVPTARIGLQADQWGYRRVQYGAGVTLGQFGIYVGGLAAEQKDAWMTSSDYTKNAQYARMEYHFTPKARLIYTLSYAKYDSQTSGSVDSVAFYSRQYVSTTDFTYRKSESLRSRLTFEKDWNNGSQSFITVLGRDNKHGQNPSYGIRWTSGAATARGEINSNDFKSLGLIAQHTQRFKFLNSKLTAGTTVDFSPNDYWSYQIDLAAQLRADKKSVEKYTISKERPDIQIANYSADIRNTAFYVQYDFEPLPKLRISAGLRYDNMSFDFVNNLDIDKATGQAIGGSKSYTQTTPKLGVTYDVGKGKGIYANYSKGFAPSGLTAIFRKRPTPAANGDLFYYNLIPATFTNAEIGGWMSLLKNKIYLDATYYQMNGTNELLNIRQPDNSTDYRAAGKTLHKGVEFGITYKPSKEVFVRFGGTHSIHRFVEFILSQRASDALKDVNGMDMPSAPRWVWNGEVSYYPQWFKNFRTSVEWQHVSKWYQNQINTVVYNGYDLVNFRAGYQWKGIELFTNIMNLTDALYATNATRGNAATDRTTFTPAAPRTFTVGMQYNFTGK, encoded by the coding sequence ATGAAAAATATATGTTTATTCCTCCTGCTTCTTGTGGGAGTTTTTGCCCGTGAAACGGCAGCGCAACAGGCCGTCAAAGGCAAAATATTTGACGCCGTCACCAAAGAACCTATCGTAGGAGCCACCGTTCAGATCGGGACGACGAATGAGGGTACAGTAACGGACAATAACGGACAATTTCAGTTGAAATCCGTTTCTCAAAACGCCAAAATCAGAATTTCCACGGTTGGCTATACCGCTCAGGAACTGACCTTTACCGATTCAAAAAACCTAACAGTTTCGCTGGAGCCCGCCGTAGAAAATCTACAGCAAATTGTGGTAACGGGCAATCGCGAGGCCGCGTTACGTACCGAAACACCCATTGCCATCTCAAAACTGACCCCCAAAATGATCGACGAGGCAAAGGTGACTTCTATCTATGAGGTCATCAACAAAACGCCCGGCGTAATGATGGTCAACCTCAACAACGAACAACACTCCATGGCCATCCGTCAGCCAATGACCACCAATGCCTACTATCTGTATTTGGAAGACGGCGTACCGATTCGGCCCATGGGCGTGTTCAACCACAACTCTTTGCTGGAAATGAATCAGTTTACGGTCAGCTCAATTGAAGTCGTCAAAGGCCCGGTGTCGTCGGTGTACGGCCCCGAAGCTGTAGGCGGTGCCATCAACTTTATATCACAACGACCCACCGCCGTACCCACCGCGCGGATTGGCCTCCAGGCCGACCAATGGGGCTACCGACGCGTGCAATATGGCGCAGGGGTTACGTTGGGCCAATTTGGTATTTATGTTGGCGGCTTGGCAGCCGAACAAAAAGACGCCTGGATGACAAGCTCTGATTACACCAAAAATGCCCAATATGCGCGAATGGAGTATCATTTTACCCCAAAAGCGCGCCTGATTTATACCCTTTCCTACGCTAAGTATGACTCCCAAACCAGCGGCAGCGTTGACAGCGTCGCGTTTTACAGTCGCCAATACGTGAGTACTACCGACTTTACCTACCGCAAATCTGAGTCGCTCCGCTCACGTTTGACGTTTGAAAAAGACTGGAATAACGGTTCTCAGTCGTTCATAACGGTTTTGGGCAGGGACAACAAACACGGTCAGAATCCAAGCTATGGCATTCGCTGGACAAGCGGCGCTGCCACGGCGCGGGGCGAGATCAATTCCAATGATTTCAAAAGTCTGGGTCTCATTGCCCAGCACACCCAACGTTTTAAATTCTTAAACTCAAAACTGACGGCCGGAACCACTGTCGATTTTTCGCCCAATGATTATTGGTCGTATCAGATAGATTTGGCTGCGCAGCTTCGAGCCGATAAAAAATCGGTCGAAAAATACACCATCAGTAAAGAACGACCTGATATTCAGATTGCCAACTACAGCGCCGATATTCGCAATACGGCCTTTTATGTGCAGTATGACTTTGAACCTCTGCCCAAACTGCGCATTTCGGCGGGTCTTCGCTACGACAATATGTCGTTTGATTTTGTCAATAATCTTGACATTGACAAAGCCACCGGGCAGGCCATCGGCGGTTCCAAATCGTACACCCAAACAACGCCCAAACTGGGCGTAACCTACGATGTAGGAAAAGGGAAGGGGATCTATGCCAATTACTCTAAAGGTTTTGCACCATCAGGTTTGACGGCAATTTTCAGAAAACGTCCTACCCCGGCAGCCAACGGTGATTTGTTTTATTACAACTTAATTCCTGCCACTTTTACCAATGCCGAAATCGGCGGTTGGATGTCGTTGCTGAAAAACAAGATCTACCTGGATGCCACCTATTACCAAATGAACGGCACCAACGAATTGCTCAACATCCGCCAGCCCGATAATTCTACTGACTACCGGGCGGCGGGAAAAACCCTACACAAAGGCGTCGAATTCGGCATTACGTATAAACCTTCCAAAGAGGTGTTTGTGCGTTTCGGCGGCACCCATTCTATTCACCGTTTTGTGGAGTTTATCCTCAGCCAACGCGCCTCCGACGCCCTGAAAGATGTCAACGGCATGGATATGCCCTCCGCCCCGCGTTGGGTATGGAACGGCGAAGTGAGCTATTATCCCCAATGGTTCAAAAACTTCCGCACGTCGGTAGAATGGCAGCACGTGAGCAAATGGTATCAGAATCAAATCAATACGGTCGTGTACAACGGCTATGATCTGGTCAACTTCCGGGCCGGGTATCAGTGGAAAGGCATTGAACTTTTTACCAACATCATGAATCTAACCGACGCCTTATACGCCACCAACGCCACGCGCGGCAACGCCGCCACCGACCGCACGACGTTTACTCCCGCCGCACCGCGCACCTTTACGGTTGGGATGCAATATAATTTTACGGGGAAATAA
- a CDS encoding exo-alpha-sialidase, with protein sequence MKILFIAALAFISLSAFWPKESIKTTPLSNEKFTGATPRFTTDHRGNPVLSWVEKDGDKGHFYFAVSENGGLTFGKKIKINAPTELTVHAEGMPRVAFKADGSIWATFEIKKPTKEAPRASDLMYVASTDNGKTWSAPKAVHQDTTPGKGHSFSDMIRLPNGELGFVWLDEKMGTYEGRSVKFTQTLPNGGFSEEVVVDSNACQCCRTVLFVDANKNIHLAYRDLLADGTRDMSQAVSTDGGKTFTQPQLVYKDRWKVNACPHTGPGLTQAGNDFFVTWFSGKSENHEAGIRIVKSGEEKLFSSHLTVRAKHPQIADLNGNLAVVWDESFEKNGEFFTKIALRIIDKNGKESTSYLTADLENASYPVLLSTPNGLLLAYEWQGKGAKKTVIVSQLVGDL encoded by the coding sequence ATGAAAATCCTTTTCATCGCAGCACTCGCCTTTATCAGCTTATCCGCTTTTTGGCCTAAAGAATCGATCAAAACAACGCCCCTTTCCAACGAAAAATTTACGGGGGCCACACCCCGTTTCACCACCGACCACCGGGGCAATCCGGTCCTGAGTTGGGTCGAGAAAGATGGCGACAAAGGCCATTTTTATTTCGCCGTTTCCGAAAACGGCGGACTAACTTTTGGAAAGAAGATCAAAATCAACGCCCCCACCGAATTAACGGTGCACGCCGAAGGAATGCCGCGCGTGGCCTTCAAAGCTGACGGCAGCATTTGGGCCACGTTTGAAATCAAAAAACCGACTAAAGAAGCACCGCGTGCGTCCGATTTGATGTACGTCGCTTCAACCGACAACGGTAAAACGTGGTCTGCGCCCAAAGCCGTTCACCAAGATACCACACCGGGCAAAGGTCACTCGTTCAGCGACATGATCCGCTTGCCCAACGGTGAATTAGGCTTTGTGTGGCTGGACGAAAAAATGGGAACTTACGAAGGCCGCAGCGTAAAATTTACCCAAACATTGCCCAATGGAGGCTTTTCGGAAGAAGTTGTGGTAGATTCCAACGCCTGCCAATGTTGCCGTACGGTGCTGTTTGTCGACGCCAATAAAAACATCCACCTCGCCTACCGCGACCTGCTCGCTGACGGCACCCGCGACATGAGCCAAGCTGTTTCGACCGACGGCGGCAAAACCTTTACCCAACCGCAGTTGGTCTACAAAGACCGTTGGAAAGTCAACGCCTGTCCGCACACGGGCCCGGGCCTGACGCAGGCAGGAAATGATTTTTTTGTGACGTGGTTCAGCGGTAAGTCTGAAAACCACGAAGCCGGTATCCGAATCGTAAAATCGGGCGAAGAAAAACTCTTTTCTTCCCACCTGACCGTACGGGCCAAGCACCCTCAAATTGCTGATTTGAACGGTAACTTAGCCGTTGTTTGGGACGAATCCTTCGAAAAAAACGGCGAATTTTTCACCAAAATTGCGCTGAGAATCATTGACAAAAACGGCAAAGAATCTACCTCTTATTTGACTGCCGACCTTGAAAATGCTTCCTATCCTGTGTTGCTGTCTACGCCTAACGGCTTATTGCTGGCCTACGAATGGCAGGGCAAAGGCGCGAAAAAGACCGTGATTGTCTCGCAGTTGGTGGGGGATTTGTAA
- a CDS encoding DinB family protein, with protein MKISRKAALSTLTGALVSIPFMGFSRTKKELQTFKQEFGAAWKRSQDYTLTVFNQMPEEHLDFKYTPESMSFRTQFVHCITFTAMQLAGRLEIPNPYETKKDWAKLTKAQLSDELKGFYAWVEKVAEGVSPERLAKEEGFAGGKIQVWQFFYAMENHIIHHRGQAICYVRLKGITPEGYVGW; from the coding sequence ATGAAAATCAGCCGAAAAGCCGCACTATCGACCCTTACGGGCGCACTCGTTTCCATCCCTTTCATGGGCTTTTCCCGCACCAAAAAAGAACTTCAAACCTTTAAACAGGAATTTGGCGCTGCCTGGAAACGCTCGCAGGACTACACGCTGACGGTGTTTAATCAAATGCCTGAAGAACATCTGGATTTTAAATATACGCCCGAATCCATGAGCTTTCGGACGCAGTTTGTCCACTGCATTACGTTTACCGCCATGCAATTGGCCGGACGATTGGAAATTCCCAACCCGTACGAAACCAAAAAGGACTGGGCAAAGCTCACCAAAGCCCAACTTTCCGACGAACTCAAAGGCTTTTATGCATGGGTGGAAAAAGTGGCAGAAGGGGTTTCACCCGAGCGGTTGGCTAAAGAAGAAGGTTTTGCGGGGGGAAAAATTCAGGTTTGGCAATTTTTCTACGCCATGGAAAACCACATCATCCATCACAGAGGACAGGCCATTTGTTATGTGCGTCTGAAAGGCATAACGCCCGAAGGATATGTGGGGTGGTAG
- a CDS encoding glycosyltransferase family protein, whose protein sequence is MKKVLFLVQGEGRGHLTQAISMSLTLCEAGYQLVAVLVGGAVERPIPAFFYDQISAPVEGFSSPNLVFNSEGKVDFGKTVTHHLPHLFRFGKSIRQINEAVKRYQPDLILNFYEILGGFYNWLYRPSAPMVCIGHQYLFFHSEFQFPPTGRMDRFLVNFNSRLTALRAKKMLALSFDALADRPSKQVFVVSPLLRPDVHALIPSQKEYILVYLNHPALCGQILDWHRNHPDVPLHCFWSKPDAPPEEKIDETLTLHRLDGTKFLEMMAGCKALVTTAGFESVCEAMYLDKPVMVVPIHYEQACNAADTERVGAGVAAERFDLSILMNYLPQHQPVGENFRRWYREGEKKWLTHLESVT, encoded by the coding sequence TTGAAAAAAGTTCTCTTTCTGGTACAGGGCGAAGGACGCGGCCACTTGACCCAAGCCATTTCCATGAGCCTGACGTTGTGCGAAGCGGGGTATCAACTCGTAGCAGTATTGGTGGGAGGGGCCGTTGAACGTCCCATTCCTGCCTTTTTTTATGACCAAATCTCCGCACCAGTGGAGGGTTTTTCCAGCCCTAATCTGGTTTTTAACTCCGAAGGAAAAGTCGATTTCGGAAAAACCGTTACCCATCATTTGCCGCATTTATTTAGGTTTGGTAAAAGTATCCGGCAAATCAACGAGGCCGTTAAACGGTATCAACCGGACTTAATCCTCAATTTTTACGAAATATTGGGCGGATTCTATAATTGGCTGTATCGCCCTTCTGCCCCCATGGTGTGCATCGGGCACCAATACCTGTTTTTTCATTCGGAATTTCAGTTTCCTCCAACGGGCCGGATGGATCGTTTTCTGGTCAATTTCAATTCACGACTTACGGCCTTACGCGCAAAAAAAATGTTGGCTCTTTCATTTGATGCCTTGGCAGACCGACCCTCAAAACAGGTATTTGTTGTTTCACCTTTACTCCGACCGGATGTTCATGCGTTAATCCCCTCTCAAAAAGAATACATTCTGGTGTACCTCAATCATCCTGCTTTATGTGGTCAAATTCTTGATTGGCACCGGAACCATCCTGACGTACCTTTACACTGTTTTTGGAGCAAACCGGATGCTCCTCCCGAAGAAAAAATTGACGAAACGCTTACCCTTCATCGCCTCGACGGAACAAAATTTTTAGAAATGATGGCAGGATGCAAAGCCTTGGTCACGACGGCAGGATTTGAGTCTGTCTGTGAAGCGATGTATCTGGATAAGCCCGTTATGGTCGTTCCCATTCATTATGAGCAGGCCTGCAACGCCGCTGATACCGAGCGTGTTGGGGCAGGCGTTGCCGCCGAACGATTTGATCTGTCCATTCTGATGAATTATCTGCCACAGCATCAACCCGTAGGAGAAAACTTTCGTCGGTGGTACCGCGAAGGAGAAAAGAAATGGCTGACGCATTTGGAAAGTGTTACATAA
- a CDS encoding formylglycine-generating enzyme family protein, with amino-acid sequence MSRIFAFLLSVTALVYVLSSCGTKTDTHQHSAPPAQTVEVNTDFLKNLKFPPTILYAGLEKPTDTTVSTTKPKTVPTGMIYIQGGVVQIGSDEGLEQERPSFWAKVNSFWMDTHPVTVGEFRKFVQATHFQTEAEKFGNAGIIDESTDRQWILKDGANWHHPMGPDFPAAADDHPVTQVSWNDANAYAQWAGKRLPCELEWEHAARNARNSRSIYPWGNDIQTKGQYNANIWQGKFPVKNANEDGFAYTSPVGKFGKTPLGLTDMSGNVWEWQSNLKFNYEALFRTGTRDGDLSAERAQRGGSFLCEPGWCHGYRVSGRSSSTSETSLFHVGFRCVKDVE; translated from the coding sequence ATGTCACGTATTTTTGCCTTCCTCCTCTCCGTTACTGCACTTGTCTATGTGCTTTCATCCTGTGGAACCAAAACTGATACTCACCAACATAGCGCTCCTCCGGCACAGACGGTCGAAGTCAATACCGACTTTTTAAAAAACCTGAAATTCCCCCCGACCATTCTCTACGCAGGTCTTGAGAAACCAACGGATACTACGGTAAGCACTACAAAACCCAAGACCGTTCCGACGGGCATGATCTACATTCAGGGCGGAGTGGTACAGATTGGTTCCGACGAAGGATTGGAGCAGGAACGCCCTTCTTTTTGGGCCAAAGTAAATTCTTTTTGGATGGACACCCATCCTGTGACCGTGGGTGAATTTCGAAAGTTTGTCCAAGCCACTCATTTCCAAACCGAAGCGGAGAAATTCGGCAATGCCGGCATTATTGATGAATCAACCGACCGACAATGGATTCTGAAAGACGGAGCCAATTGGCATCATCCCATGGGTCCTGATTTTCCCGCTGCCGCCGATGACCACCCCGTGACGCAGGTTTCCTGGAACGATGCCAACGCCTATGCTCAATGGGCCGGCAAACGCCTACCGTGCGAATTGGAATGGGAACACGCCGCCCGCAATGCCCGCAACAGTCGCAGTATCTATCCGTGGGGAAACGATATTCAAACCAAAGGGCAATACAACGCCAACATCTGGCAGGGGAAGTTTCCGGTAAAAAACGCCAATGAAGACGGTTTCGCCTATACATCGCCCGTGGGGAAATTTGGAAAGACGCCCCTGGGCCTCACCGACATGAGCGGGAATGTGTGGGAATGGCAATCCAATCTGAAATTTAACTACGAAGCCCTTTTTCGCACAGGCACCCGCGACGGAGACCTCTCTGCGGAGCGCGCCCAGCGCGGCGGTTCATTTCTGTGCGAACCCGGTTGGTGCCACGGCTACCGCGTATCGGGCCGCTCTTCGTCGACGTCCGAAACCAGCCTGTTTCACGTAGGCTTTCGGTGCGTGAAGGATGTAGAGTAA
- a CDS encoding TIGR03643 family protein, with the protein MNLSEQDIDRIVQMAWEDRTPFEAIETQFGLPEKAVIALMRSQMKRSSFEMWRKRMNGRSTKHQALRNDTVDRFHCSQQRSISLNKIAKR; encoded by the coding sequence ATGAATTTATCCGAGCAAGACATTGATCGTATTGTACAAATGGCCTGGGAAGACCGCACTCCTTTTGAGGCCATTGAAACCCAGTTTGGCCTGCCCGAAAAAGCAGTGATCGCCCTGATGCGATCGCAAATGAAACGCAGCAGTTTTGAGATGTGGCGCAAACGCATGAACGGTCGCTCAACCAAACATCAGGCGTTGCGTAATGATACCGTTGACCGTTTTCACTGTTCGCAGCAACGAAGCATCAGCCTCAACAAAATCGCCAAACGCTGA
- a CDS encoding DUF2256 domain-containing protein, translating into MKNVKKANLPQKTCAVCGRPFTWRKKWEKVWDEVKYCSDRCRSNSKKTAG; encoded by the coding sequence ATGAAAAACGTAAAAAAGGCAAACCTTCCTCAAAAAACCTGCGCGGTATGCGGCAGACCGTTTACGTGGCGCAAAAAGTGGGAAAAGGTATGGGATGAAGTGAAGTATTGCAGCGACCGGTGCCGAAGTAATTCGAAGAAAACGGCGGGGTAA
- a CDS encoding penicillin acylase family protein, which produces MQRLFTLFPVLLTIGFVQAQSFTPGEIAQLQQQARRITIVKDTWGVPHVYTKTDADAVFGMMYVQCEEFFEKVENTLITRLGRQAEVEGEREVYQDLWARTFIDSTRAQQLYRQTPKWLRKLCDAYAAGINFYMISHPAKKPKLISRVEPWMVLMNNIPSFTNSNITEWEFRQFYSKDAGLSLSYQLDVHTEFYQEAGGSNGWALAPSKTRGKNAMLLINPHSEFYGRLEIHLVSKQGLNSYGAPFLGQFNIFQGFNDFCGWMHPITLSDAKDLYAETVEKKDGKYSYRYNGELRGVDSSRITVKYKKGNELLSKTFTVYRTHHGPVVAVRDKKWVTLKSTDANIELLGVHWKKMKSKSFEEFQSTIGKRVMVGNNIIYADRKGNIAYWHGNYVPKRNPSYDWKRPVDGSTDATEWQGTHDLSEIPHYINPANGWVQNCNSTPLYGAGTFDTLMSRKPAYMLPDGHTPRAMNAVRLLNKLQNATIDDVITAAHDPFLPNAERFIPTLIKAFDAHPADSIFTKLSGPIQALRNWDFRTDTTSIATTLGVMWVEKLIPLNVARLKKPIANEENYSVTNGANLSTDFMTPKEQLMLLLQVIEELKKEFGTWEVPWGSINRFQRIKEGDTFSDSRPSWAVTAAPGPLGSLNAYSTRKVPQAKARYGVNGNTFVAVIEFGKTLKAKTILTGGASTDPTSPHFTDQVKGYINGQFKEIFFYKKDVMNNAERIYRPGE; this is translated from the coding sequence ATGCAACGACTGTTTACCCTATTTCCTGTGCTTCTTACCATCGGCTTTGTACAGGCCCAATCGTTTACACCGGGCGAAATCGCTCAACTTCAACAACAGGCCCGGCGCATCACCATTGTTAAAGACACATGGGGTGTACCGCACGTATACACCAAAACCGACGCTGATGCGGTGTTTGGGATGATGTACGTTCAATGCGAGGAATTTTTTGAGAAAGTCGAAAATACCCTCATCACCCGTTTGGGCCGTCAGGCGGAGGTGGAAGGAGAGCGGGAAGTGTATCAGGACCTCTGGGCGCGCACGTTCATTGACTCCACCCGCGCCCAACAGCTCTACCGACAGACTCCTAAATGGCTCCGCAAACTGTGCGATGCCTACGCGGCGGGTATCAACTTCTACATGATCTCACACCCTGCCAAAAAGCCAAAGCTCATCAGCCGCGTGGAACCTTGGATGGTGTTGATGAACAATATCCCTTCCTTTACAAACAGTAACATTACCGAATGGGAGTTTCGTCAATTTTACTCCAAAGACGCAGGACTTTCCCTGTCGTACCAGCTCGATGTCCATACTGAATTTTACCAAGAAGCCGGTGGCTCCAACGGGTGGGCGCTGGCTCCGTCAAAAACCCGGGGTAAAAACGCGATGTTGCTCATCAATCCTCACTCCGAATTTTATGGGCGCCTGGAAATTCACCTTGTCAGCAAGCAGGGACTCAACTCCTACGGCGCACCGTTTCTGGGCCAATTCAATATCTTTCAGGGCTTTAATGATTTTTGTGGGTGGATGCACCCCATCACGCTTTCCGACGCCAAAGATCTCTATGCCGAAACCGTCGAGAAGAAAGACGGCAAATATTCATACCGCTACAACGGCGAGCTGCGCGGCGTAGACAGTTCGCGCATTACGGTAAAATATAAAAAGGGGAATGAGCTGTTATCCAAAACCTTTACCGTCTACCGCACCCACCACGGTCCGGTGGTAGCGGTCAGGGATAAAAAATGGGTGACCCTGAAAAGCACCGATGCCAATATTGAACTGCTGGGCGTGCATTGGAAGAAGATGAAATCCAAAAGTTTTGAGGAATTTCAATCCACCATCGGCAAGCGTGTCATGGTCGGCAACAACATCATCTACGCCGACCGCAAGGGCAACATCGCGTATTGGCACGGCAACTATGTTCCGAAAAGAAATCCTTCGTATGATTGGAAACGCCCCGTAGACGGCAGTACCGATGCCACCGAATGGCAGGGAACGCACGATCTCAGCGAGATACCACATTACATCAATCCCGCCAACGGCTGGGTACAAAACTGCAATTCCACGCCCCTCTACGGAGCCGGGACATTTGACACGCTTATGAGTCGCAAGCCTGCCTATATGTTGCCCGATGGGCATACCCCCCGCGCCATGAACGCCGTTCGTTTGCTGAATAAGCTCCAAAATGCCACCATCGACGATGTCATCACGGCCGCACACGATCCATTTCTGCCCAACGCCGAGCGCTTCATTCCCACTTTGATCAAGGCATTTGACGCTCACCCCGCAGACTCCATTTTCACAAAACTTTCCGGACCGATTCAGGCACTTCGCAACTGGGATTTTCGCACCGATACCACCTCCATCGCCACCACGCTGGGCGTGATGTGGGTCGAGAAACTCATTCCGTTGAATGTAGCCCGACTCAAAAAACCGATTGCCAACGAAGAAAACTACTCGGTCACCAACGGAGCCAACCTTTCCACTGATTTCATGACGCCCAAGGAACAGCTCATGCTGCTGTTACAGGTCATTGAAGAATTAAAAAAAGAATTTGGTACTTGGGAAGTCCCCTGGGGCAGTATCAACCGTTTTCAGCGCATCAAAGAAGGCGACACATTCAGCGACAGCCGCCCGAGTTGGGCCGTCACCGCTGCGCCGGGGCCATTGGGCTCGCTCAATGCCTACTCCACCCGCAAAGTACCGCAGGCCAAAGCCCGTTACGGGGTCAATGGCAATACGTTTGTGGCCGTGATCGAATTCGGTAAGACCCTCAAAGCCAAGACCATCCTGACGGGCGGAGCCAGCACGGACCCGACTTCGCCGCATTTTACCGATCAGGTCAAAGGCTATATCAACGGACAATTCAAAGAAATATTTTTCTACAAAAAAGACGTCATGAACAACGCCGAACGCATTTACCGCCCGGGCGAATAA